From one [Ruminococcus] lactaris ATCC 29176 genomic stretch:
- a CDS encoding arginine repressor: MKVSRHAKIIELISQYDIETQEELAEYLNNAGFKVTQATVSRDIRDLKLTKVSLNGGKQKYVIHRQDEDGMSEKYIRVLRDGYMSMDMAQNILVIKTVSGMAMAVAVAVDAMKWNEVVGCIAGDDTIMCAIRTVEDTVTVMDKIRKIVSKKD, encoded by the coding sequence ATGAAAGTAAGCCGACATGCAAAGATTATTGAACTTATCAGCCAATACGACATTGAGACGCAGGAGGAACTGGCAGAATATCTTAATAATGCCGGCTTCAAGGTGACTCAGGCAACGGTATCGAGAGATATCCGGGATCTGAAGCTGACGAAAGTGTCACTCAACGGAGGAAAGCAGAAATACGTGATCCATCGTCAGGATGAAGATGGAATGAGCGAAAAATATATCCGGGTACTAAGAGACGGATATATGTCAATGGATATGGCACAGAATATTCTTGTCATCAAGACGGTATCAGGAATGGCAATGGCAGTTGCAGTTGCGGTGGATGCAATGAAATGGAATGAAGTGGTGGGCTGCATTGCCGGCGATGATACGATTATGTGTGCAATCCGTACAGTAGAAGATACAGTGACAGTCATGGACAAGATCAGAAAGATTGTGTCCAAGAAGGATTAG